One Spea bombifrons isolate aSpeBom1 chromosome 1, aSpeBom1.2.pri, whole genome shotgun sequence DNA window includes the following coding sequences:
- the LOC128503208 gene encoding derriere protein-like, which produces MEGSLFFLFFLFHTLFLAESSEISIQERMLLKALGLNGKPNPVNPGPVPKTLWSIFKKGIQNDNPCRMEGFEVPGNIVRSYRNQGPLTSSGAPHQSLCSRKHLFFDLSAVEKKEQITLGQLEIKFKRNTYDGQQFQLRLYRILQMSLKGMRQHKTNRKLLVAQSFRLLHKSLYFNLTKVAEDWTNPEKNMGLVLEIFQNATSTKSSSTHCEQINSFIHASLFTVSLDPSGCKTSRTKRSSSSSLPSPANICKKRNFYIDFKDVGWHNWVIAPRGYMANYCHGECPYPLTEMLKGTNHAVLQTLVHSTEPEITPLPSCAPTKLSPISMLYYDNNDNVVLRHYEDMVVDECGCR; this is translated from the exons ATGGAAGGATCTCTCTTTTTCCTGTTCTTCCTCTTCCATACGCTTTTCCTAGCTGAATCCTCTGAAATCTCGATACAGGAAAGAATGCTTCTTAAAGCCTTGGGACTGAATGGAAAACCAAACCCTGTTAACCCCGGTCCTGTACCTAAAACATTGTggtccatttttaaaaagggaatccAAAATGATAATCCTTGTAGAATGGAAGGATTTGAAGTGCCTGGTAATATTGTCAGGTCTTATCGAAACCAAg GACCATTAACATCTAGTGGGGCACCGCATCAGTCATTGTGCTCACGGAAACATCTTTTCTTTGACCTATCGGCCGTAGAGAAGAAAGAGCAGATAACTTTGGGGCAGCTGGAGATTAAGTTTAAACGCAACACCTATGATGGGCAGCAGTTCCAGTTGCGTCTGTATCGCATATTACAGATGTCTTTGAAGGGAATGCGACAACACAAAACCAATCGAAAACTTCTTGTGGCCCAGTCTTTTCGTCTCCTTCATAAATCTCTCTACTTCAACTTAACCAAAGTGGCAGAAGATTGGACCAACCCTGAGAAGAACATGGGGTTGGTTCtggaaatatttcaaaatgctACCAGTACCAAAAGTTCATCTACTCACTGTGAGCAAATTAATTCTTTCATCCATGCCTCTCTGTTTACAGTCTCCCTTGACCCATCTGGTTGCAAAACCTCTCGAACCAAGAGGAGCTCTTCATCTTCTTTGCCATCTCCAGCCAACATCTGCAAGAAGAGAAACTTCTACATTGACTTCAAGGATGTGGGATGGCACAACTGGGTCATTGCTCCTCGAGGATATATGGCCAACTACTGCCATGGAGAATGCCCGTACCCTCTCACTGAGATGCTGAAGGGTACCAATCATGCTGTGTTGCAGACTCTGGTGCACTCCACAGAGCCTGAAATCACCCCACTCCCCAGCTGTGCTCCCACCAAGCTATCTCCCATCTCAATGCTATATTATGACAACAATGACAATGTTGTGCTAAGACACTATGAGGACATGGTAGTTGATGAGTGTGGTTGCAGGTAA